Proteins from one Rosa chinensis cultivar Old Blush chromosome 7, RchiOBHm-V2, whole genome shotgun sequence genomic window:
- the LOC112180126 gene encoding SKP1-like protein 1B — MSSEKKIITLKSSDNETFEVDEAVALESQTIKHMVEDGCADNAIPLPNVTGAILAKVIEYCKKHVEEGGKDAEKDKAGDSPLKEFDSDFIKVDQNVLFDLILAANYLNIKGLLDLTCQTVADMIKGKTPEEIRKTFNIKNDFTPEEEEEVRRENQWAFE, encoded by the exons ATGTCGTCCGAGAAGAAGATCATAACCCTAAAGAGCTCCGACAACGAGACCTTCGAGGTCGACGAGGCGGTGGCCCTGGAATCGCAGACCATCAAGCACATGGTGGAGGACGGCTGCGCCGACAATGCGATCCCCTTGCCCAACGTCACCGGCGCCATCCTAGCCAAGGTGATCGAGTACTGCAAGAAGCACGTTGAGGAGGGCGGCAAAGATGCCGAGAAGGACAAGGCCGGCGACTCGCCGTTGAAGGAGTTTGACTCCGATTTCATCAAGGTCGACCAGAACGTCCTGTTCGACCTCATCTTG GCTGCCAACTATCTGAACATCAAGGGACTTCTGGATCTGACTTGCCAGACTGTGGCAGACATGATTAAGGGGAAGACTCCTGAAGAGATCCGCAAGACTTTCAACATTAAGAATGACTTCACTccggaagaagaggaggaggttcGGAGGGAGAACCAGTGGGCATTTGAGTGA